A genomic stretch from Phaeodactylum tricornutum CCAP 1055/1 chromosome 22, whole genome shotgun sequence includes:
- a CDS encoding nucleoside-diphosphate-sugar epimerases-like protein (Nucleoside-diphosphate-sugar epimerases . Possibly involved in cell envelope biogenesis, outer membrane / carbohydrate transport and metabolism) — protein MRLSLAVTLISVLGLAAGFLEVAAFSRTTQLVRCESPRSVADAVRNTRLCAALQSGDGVLVIGGTGGVGQLVTQKLAAAAYDVRVASRDPARAAAVLANDNVRVVSLDLLSATPADLDAALQGTAAVVISVGTTAFPTMKWRGGNTPQAIDQEAVTNIAQSARTVPGLKKVVLLTSVGVDRTGEMPFLILNLFGVLDAKKAGEQAVVDAAVHSGFEYAIIRPGRLVGGPYTNPDVAKLLQVQGGAENGVDVQPGDSLLGDCKRDACAEAVVQCLINEECRNVDFSIASNDQPALTNEAWNQAFRSMTR, from the coding sequence ATGAGGCTATCATTGGCAGTCACACTGATTTCCGTCCTTGGACTCGCCGCAGGATTCCTAGAAGTCGCGGCGTTCTCTCGCACGACACAATTGGTACGGTGCGAATCTCCCCGCTCTGTCGCGGATGCCGTTCGCAACACGCGTCTCTGCGCCGCCTTACAATCCGGCGACGGTGTCTTGGTAATTGGTGGCACCGGAGGAGTGGGGCAGCTCGTGACGCAAAAGCTAGCCGCGGCGGCGTACGATGTCCGTGTAGCCTCGCGCGATCCCGCACGTGCCGCTGCCGTTCTCGCGAACGACAATGTCCGAGTCGTATCGCTGGACCTCTTGTCCGCGACGCCGGCTGATTTAGATGCGGCTCTGCAAGGAACGGCAGCCGTGGTTATTTCGGTTGGGACGACTGCTTTTCCAACCATGAAATGGCGGGGCGGAAACACCCCACAAGCAATTGATCAAGAAGCCGTGACGAATATTGCGCAATCGGCACGAACGGTTCCGGGGTTGAAAAAGGTCGTGCTCTTGACCAGTGTGGGGGTAGACCGAACGGGAGAAATGCCCTTTTTGATTCTGAATCTTTTTGGTGTCCTGGACGCCAAGAAAGCGGGTGAACAAGCCGTCGTGGACGCTGCGGTACACAGTGGGTTCGAGTACGCCATTATCCGGCCGGGTCGCCTCGTCGGAGGCCCGTACACCAATCCCGATGTGGCCAAGCTGCTACAGGTCCAAGGCGGCGCCGAAAACGGCGTGGATGTCCAGCCGGGAGATTCACTATTGGGAGATTGCAAGCGTGACGCATGCGCGGAGGCCGTTGTCCAGTGTTTGATCAACGAAGAATGTCGAAACGTAGACTTCTccattgcttccaacgaTCAACCTGCTCTCACCAACGAAGCATGGAACCAAGCATTCCGGTCCATGACCCGCTAA
- a CDS encoding predicted protein: MESPLPPVVQRGLGDRSNDKRKNAALEIEALIKSLQEANNIGMIRSVITVLSNDFCTSMNSNYRKGGLIGLAATAIGLHQNARNFLNALLPPVLHCFDDPEARVRYYACESVYNIAKVSRQFILTHFNQIFEGLAKLFADVDVDVKNGANLLDKLVKDIVTETETFHVEQFLPLLQNYIRRTNPYIRQLLVGWITVLDTIPDISMIDYLPEFLDGLFNMLSDSNREIRQAADSALSDFLREVTVSAVVEFGPIISILVVQCRSKERLNRLTAETWLSELIHHPYSGGDALLPIQAEILGAVLWCISDEENEIRLVAERTNDDCMTMVRETSSDFELKPLLDTLTNELLHKDDVPTKLAALGWINMLMEKRKADMNDFTEDLLPVLLRTLSDPSDAVILLDLQVLSRISLAQQDELGYAEETEEIQFQMVLNAILNLFAKDRRLLETRGSLIIRKLCVLLNAKSVYIRMADTMASYEMKDDGEVADIETLQFVSTMVQTLNLILLTASELQDLRTTLATAFIESSGARSNVFKEVDDDDDDDGGHVFATLFHCWAHNPIATFSLCLLARTYDLSFCLIKRFSDMPDVSVGFLMQIDKLVHLLESPIFLQLRLQLLDVESPCHAPLLKSIYGLLMCLPQGNAFRLLNERLATVCNLRDNLGVQEASTGDGSPDNLPSIVSRTGLSMEKLLERFDNVDEQHHKAKNRSQGSVE, translated from the coding sequence ATGGAATCGCCTCTGCCCCCGGTCGTCCAACGGGGTTTAGGCGATCGTTCGAACGACAAACGAAAAAATGCAGCGCTCGAAATTGAAGCCCTTATCAAAAGTCTACAGGAAGCCAATAATATCGGGATGATACGTAGCGTGATTACGGTTCTATCGAACGATTTTTGTACGAGCATGAATTCGAATTATCGAAAAGGTGGACTGATAGGCTTGGCGGCCACGGCAATCGGCTTGCATCAGAATGCGCGCAACTTTTTAAACGCATTGTTGCCACCGGTATTGCATTGTTTCGACGATCCCGAAGCGCGAGTACGCTATTACGCGTGTGAATCCGTTTATAATATTGCCAAAGTATCGCGGCAGTTCATTCTGACCCACTTCAATCAAATCTTTGAGGGATTGGCCAAACTCTTTGCGGACGTCGATGTGGATGTTAAAAACGGAGCAAATTTGTTGGACAAGCTTGTAAAGGACATTGTTACGGAAACGGAAACATTTCACGTCGAGCAGTTTCTACCTCTGTTGCAAAATTACATTCGGAGAACCAATCCTTACATTCGCCAGTTGCTAGTCGGTTGGATTACTGTGCTAGATACGATTCCTGATATATCTATGATCGATTACTTGCCCGAGTTCCTGGATGGACTTTTCAATATGCTAAGCGACTCCAATCGCGAGATCCGACAAGCTGCAGACTCTGCATTGTCAGACTTTTTGCGCGAAGTTACTGTCAGTGCAGTGGTTGAATTTGGACCCATCATTTCTATTCTAGTCGTTCAATGTCGATCAAAAGAGCGCTTGAATCGCTTAACCGCCGAAACTTGGCTGTCCGAGCTTATTCATCATCCCTATTCCGGAGGCGATGCTTTGTTACCCATTCAAGCCGAAATTCTAGGAGCTGTTCTGTGGTGCATTTCCGACGAAGAGAATGAGATTCGACTGGTGGCTGAGCGAACAAACGATGACTGCATGACTATGGTACGCGAAACCAGTAGCGATTTCGAGCTCAAACCCTTGTTGGACACCCTTACGAATGAATTACTGCACAAAGATGACGTGCCGACCAAATTAGCGGCACTGGGATGGATCAACATGCTCATGGAAAAACGCAAGGCTGACATGAACGATTTTACCGAGGACTTGCTGCCTGTGCTTTTACGCACGCTTTCTGATCCCAGTGATGCCGTCATTCTATTGGATCTGCAAGTATTGTCGCGTATTTCACTAGCCCAACAAGATGAATTGGGCTACGCTGAAGAGACGGAAGAGATTCAGTTTCAAATGGTACTAAACGCGATCCTGAATCTGTTTGCAAAAGATCGGCGGTTGCTAGAAACTCGAGGATCACTGATTATCCGCAAGCTTTGCGTCTTGCTGAACGCCAAGAGCGTTTATATTCGCATGGCAGATACCATGGCATCATATGAAATGAAGGACGACGGTGAAGTAGCTGATATTGAGACTCTGCAGTTTGTGAGTACGATGGTACAGACTCTCAATTTGATCCTTTTGACGGCTTCGGAACTTCAAGATTTGAGGACCACTCTTGCGACAGCATTCATCGAATCCTCCGGAGCAAGATCGAATGTATTCAAGGaggtggatgatgacgatgatgacgacggAGGCCACGTCTTCGCAACACTTTTCCACTGTTGGGCGCACAATCCGATCGCGACTTTCTCACTCTGCCTTTTGGCACGCACGTATGATCTATCTTTCTGTTTAATAAAGCGTTTTTCCGACATGCCCGATGTTTCGGTTGGATTTCTGATGCAGATTGACAAACTTGTCCACTTGCTCGAAAGTCCTATATTTTTGCAGTTGCGTCTCCAGCTATTGGATGTCGAATCTCCTTGCCATGCACCTCTGCTCAAGAGTATATATGGACTGCTGATGTGTTTACCACAGGGCAACGCATTCCGCTTGCTGAACGAGAGACTCGCCACGGTTTGCAACCTGCGGGACAATTTAGGCGTCCAAGAAGCAAGTACTGGAGATGGTAGTCCGGATAATCTGCCTTCAATCGTAAGCCGGACGGGGCTGAGTATGGAGAAGCTGCTGGAGCGGTTTGATAATGTAGACGAGCAGCATCACAAGGCAAAAAATCGATCGCAGGGTTCCGTCGAA
- a CDS encoding predicted protein, with amino-acid sequence MVAGLKFLSKKSFNPQNLTNQKRVWERQERTKQEEKRVQQRARQLQRERDDEELAKSRGDQPKLAFLYKPPPGLEGKANPNQRGPAVDLKETPAAHTETGRNDFVERQPGDNDAAAAFRQMLAAAAAPNYNDDNASNDEAPFSTKTIFGTVLQGTSVEATREKKTMSALEKAVGRNHDKNTVTLDEQIQRFPALANAPRVKGVDETSSAVQFKPLGTQIRNVRCLKCGVWGHSRGDRECELSGWNPFNLRGSAPSATSIMPKKAVDKDGKSVEKETSHRAREERYSHSDECSSSSDTSEENRRRRKYKRRKQERHSSVDKERHKSYNRKRSHRDDTDVTADSDKVRRRRSRKQSRRDDSGRRNGYR; translated from the coding sequence ATGGTTGCTGGACTCAAGTTCCTCtcgaaaaagtctttcaaTCCCCAAAATCTAACGAATCAAAAGAGAGTCTGGGAACGCCAAGAACGAACCAAACAGGAAGAAAAGCGTGTCCAACAACGTGCCCGGCAGCTCCAGCGAGAGAGAGATGACGAAGAACTCGCCAAGTCGCGAGGTGATCAGCCAAAACTTGCTTTTCTCTACAAACCGCCACCCGGGCTGGAAGGAAAGGCCAATCCCAACCAGAGAGGACCAGCGGTGGACTTGAAGGAGACACCTGCCGCACATACGGAAACTGGTAGGAACGATTTCGTTGAACGTCAACCCGGTGACAACGATGCAGCCGCAGCGTTTCGTCAAATGCTTGCCGCTGCTGCGGCTCCTAACTATAACGACGATAACGCCTCCAACGACGAGGCACCCTTCTCGACCAAAACCATATTTGGAACGGTCTTGCAAGGAACGTCGGTAGAAGCCACGcgcgaaaagaaaacaatgtcCGCCTTGGAAAAGGCCGTTGGGCGGAATCACGATAAAAATACGGTCACGCTGGATGAGCAGATCCAACGCTTTCCTGCGCTGGCCAACGCACCACGGGTCAAAGGAGTGGACGAAACTTCGAGTGCCGTTCAATTCAAACCGCTGGGCACCCAAATCCGGAATGTGCGCTGCCTGAAGTGTGGCGTATGGGGACATAGTCGGGGTGACCGGGAATGCGAGCTGTCTGGATGGAATCCGTTTAATTTACGTGGTAGTGCACCTTCGGCAACCAGTATTATGCCGAAGAAAgctgtcgacaaagacgggAAATcagttgaaaaagaaacgagTCATCGCGCACGAGAAGAACGCTATTCACATTCAGATGAATGCAGCTCCAGTAGCGATACCAGCGAGGAAAAcagaagacgacgaaaataCAAACGAAGGAAGCAAGAGAGACACTCATCCGTGGACAAGGAACGGCACAAATCGTATAACAGAAAACGTAGCCACCGAGACGACACCGATGTAACTGCGGACTCTGATAAGGTTAGGCGACGTCGCTCGCGAAAGCAGTCAAGACGTGACGACAGTGGTAGGCGGAACGGTTACCGCTAA
- the SMC2 gene encoding predicted protein (SMC proteins family form heterodimer and act as essential regulator of chromosome condensation. Highly closed to the Thalassiosira protein thaps1 128421.) has product MFIQEIVIDGFKSYARRTVVEGFDPHFNAITGLNGSGKSNILDAICFVLGITNLSQVRAGNLSELVYKQGQAGVNKATVTIIFNNEDESSSPVGYEQCPQVTVTRQVLIGGKSKYLINGRNAPANQVQNLFHSVQLNVNNPHFLIMQGRITKVLNMKPHEILGMVEEAAGTRMYETKRVGALKTIEKKQLKLDELNAVLAEEITPTLERLRGEKQSYLKWSKNNADMERIERFVIANEFMQAQKALDNNTEGSAEMEEQVAILDDKTSQIRELIVAKEREIEERSSSLKGEFENSHNEAKVLEEQRSKDLVKITSSWKNAKTNVTKAESDLDAARSLVTETKQAVVAKESDIATESQSIEHKILAAKEAEERLARLTLDYQNMSAGISSTEGDEGRTLPEQISKAHSDSKSAEAKVQQASMKMKHLSKELKLVEKDLQKEGKTAEKMAQKRAVAAHKVEDCRGKLKDMGFSPEEFNALDQEKTDLEITVSELSERVDTLSAQLEGRLRFKYSDPVRGFDRSKVKGLVAKLIEVKDHKNATALEVVAGGKLYQVVVDEAITGKALLDRGKLERRVTIIPLDKIKPRNVSHTASELANDISQSLDSRASPAIELVGFDEEVRSAVEYVFGSTIVVDGMKAANAICDATKTRTVTLEGDVYDPSGTISGGSNNQLGTTLVKLTELTQVTSKLDEKRSLLASISMKVKSMATHASSYDKLSATLELAEAELSNIDKHLSQTSFGMLVEQRDSMAAELEAAQNESIEMEEEKEKKWTLFVNLQAQEAELTERREQRLAEIDQAVKDAKADTVEKGRIARQADSKSQTFSLELDSLQAEVAAAEEAVSVAEQLLDEATGDESKVQMKVGEVRALYEEAKKELDELDGRLNLYSAKLVELKRAKSYLVKEAEVATLEAKKLSVTITRIHKERSGAEKLVATLMKKYAWIDSEKSAFGVPGGDYDFEETNPRHVGQQLQSLKAEQESLSKKINKKVMGMIEKAEGEYTELLRKRKVVENDKKKIQAVIEELDVKKKSELERTWVKVNRDFGSIFSTLLPGAFAKLEPPDGMKAWEGLEVKVAFGDVWKDSLSELSGGQRSLLALSLILSLLLFKPAPMYILDEVDAALDLSHTQNIGNMLKTHFSQSQFVVVSLKEGMFNNANVIFRTKFVDGISTVTRTIGIGSSRNRALAESDNADSTNTSEKGRTEQSRRIGKENTVV; this is encoded by the exons ATGTTCATTCAAGAAATTGTCATTGATGGTTTCAAGTCCTACGCTCGTCGAACAGTCGTGGAGGG TTTCGATCCTCACTTCAACGCCATTACCGGCTTGAACGGGTCTGGTAAATCCAACATTCTCGACGCCATTTGCTTCGTGCTCGGTATAACGAACCTGTCCCAGGTACGCGCCGGAAATCTTTCCGAGCTCGTCTACAAACAAGGACAGGCTGGAGTAAACAAAGCCACCGTTACGATCATTTTCAACAACGAGGACGAATCTTCCAGTCCAGTAGGTTACGAGCAATGCCCTCAGGTTACCGTCACACGCCAGGTTTTGATCGGCGGCAAGAGCAAATATCTCATTAATGGACGCAATGCCCCCGCGAATCAGGTACAGAATCTTTTCCATTCGGTACAGCTCAACGTGAACAATCCCCACTTCCTCATTATGCAAGGACGCATCACCAAGGTCTTGAATATGAAGCCGCACGAAATTCTCGGTATGGTCGAAGAAGCTGCCGGTACCCGCATGTATGAAACGAAACGCGTCGGTGCCTTGAAAACGATTGAGAAAAAGCAGCTCAAGCTGGATGAACTCAACGCAGTTCTAGCCGAAGAAATTACACCCACTTTGGAACGATTGAGGGGCGAAAAACAATCCTACCTTAAATGGAGCAAGAACAACGCTGACATGGAGCGTATTGAACGTTTCGTCATTGCCAATGAATTCATGCAGGCACAGAAGGCTTTGGATAATAACACAGAAGGCTCCGCCGAAATGGAAGAGCAGGTTGCCATTCTAGACGACAAGACTTCGCAAATTCGAGAACTCATTGTTGCCAAGGAACGCGAGATTGAAGAGCGCTCGTCCTCCCTCAAAGGAGAGTTTGAGAATTCACATAACGAAGCAAAAGTTTTGGAAGAGCAGCGCTCCAAAGATCTCGTCAAAATAACTTCCTCCTGGAAAAATGCAAAGACCAATGTTACCAAGGCAGAGAGCGACCTGGACGCGGCGCGAAGTCTCGTCACTGAAACGAAACAAGCGGTAGTTGCCAAGGAAAGCGACATCGCTACTGAATCGCAGAGCATTGAACACAAGATTCTGGCTGCCAAAGAGGCTGAGGAACGACTTGCACGGCTAACTCTGGACTACCAGAACATGTCGGCCGGTATCAGTTCCACAGAAGGAGACGAAGGCCGTACATTACCGGAACAGATAAGCAAGGCGCACAGCGATTCAAAGTCAGCCGAGGCAAAGGTGCAGCAAGCCAGCATGAAGATGAAGCACTTGTCAAAAGAGTTGAAG CTGGTCGAGAAAGACCTCCAAAAGGAAGGGAAAACTGCTGAAAAGATGGCCCAGAAGCGTGCAGTAGCAGCTCACAAAGTAGAGGATTGCCGTGGCAAGCTTAAAGATATGGGCTTTTCGCCGGAAGAGTTCAATGCTCTGGATCAAGAAAAGACAGACCTGGAAATTACCGTCTCGGAGTTGTCGGAGCGCGTTGACACGCTTTCCGCACAGCTTGAAGGGAGGCTCCGTTTCAAATATTCCGATCCCGTGCGTGGGTTTGATCGTAGCAAGGTCAAGGGGCTTGTGGCAAAGCTCATCGAAGTGAAGGATCACAAGAATGCTACTGCTTTGGAGGTTGTTGCCGGTGGAAAGCTGTATCAAGTCGTGGTCGACGAAGCAATTACTGGTAAAGCGCTTTTGGACCGCGGCAAGTTAGAGCGACGTGTGACCATCATCCCACTGGACAAGATCAAGCCGCGTAATGTTAGTCACACTGCTTCGGAACTAGCCAATGATATTTCCCAGTCGCTCGATTCGAGGGCTTCTCCGGCAATCGAATTAGTTGGTTTCGATGAAGAGGTTCGTAGTGCCGTTGAGTACGTCTTTGGCTCAACTATTGTGGTCGACGGCATGAAAGCTGCAAACGCTATCTGCGATGCAACAAAAACACGGACCGTTACCTTGGAAGGCGACGTTTACGATCCGTCGGGGACTATATCTGGTGGCTCCAACAACCAATTGGGGACAACTCTAGTCAAGCTCACTGAACTAACTCAAGTGACAAGTAAGCTCGACGAAAAGCGCTCGCTCCTTGCTTCTATATCGATGAAAGTGAAGTCTATGGCTACGCATGCTTCTTCCTACGACAAGCTCAGCGCAACTTTGGAGCTAGCAGAGGCGGAACTGAGCAATATCGATAAGCATCTGTCACAGACTAGCTTTGGTATGCTGGTTGAGCAGCGTGATTCTATGGCTGCCGAACTGGAAGCGGCCCAGAACGAGTCGATTGAAATGGAAgaggagaaagaaaaaaagtGGACACTCTTTGTCAATCTCCAGGCACAAGAAGCTGAATTGACCGAGCGTCGAGAACAACGCTTAGCTGAGATTGATCAAGCGGTCAAAGATGCAAAAGCTGACACTGTTGAGAAAGGGCGCATCGCTCGACAGGCGGACTCAAAATCTCAAACATTTTCTTTGGAACTCGATAGTCTCCAAGCTGAGGTCGCAGCAGCAGAGGAAGCCGTTTCAGTAGCGGAGCAACTACTTGATGAGGCCACGGGTGACGAATCGAAGGTACAAATGAAAGTTGGAGAAGTTCGCGCGCTGTACGAAGAAGCGAAGAAAGAGTTGGATGAACTTGACGGCCGCCTAAATTTATACTCTGCCAAGCTTGTGGAGCTCAAACGCGCCAAGAGCTATCTCGTCAAAGAAGCCGAAGTGGCAACcttggaagccaagaaatTGTCCGTGACTATCACTCGGATTCACAAGGAACGAAGTGGGGCGGAAAAGCTTGTTGCCACATTGATGAAAAAGTATGCTTGGATCGACAGCGAAAAGAGCGCTTTCGGGGTGCCCGGGGGAGACTACGACTTCGAAGAAACAAACCCGCGCCATGTTGGGCAACAGCTACAGTCTCTCAAAGCCGAACAGGAATCCTTG TCCAAGAAAATCAATAAGAAAGTTATGGGAATGATTGAGAAAGCAGAAGGGGAATACACTGAGCTTTTGCGAAAGCGGAAGGTGGTCGAGAACGACAAGAAGAAGATACAGGCCGTCATTGAGGAATTGGACGTTAAAAAAAAATCGGAACTCGAGCGTACTTGGGTCAAGGTCAATCGGGATTTTGGATCCATATTTTCGACACTGTTGCCCGGCGCTTTTGCGAAACTTGAACCTCCGGATGGCATGAAAGCCTGGGAGGGTCTCGAAGTGAAGGTGGCTTTCGGTGACGTCTGGAAAGACAGTCTGAGCGAACTCAGTGGTGGACAGCGGTCTCTATTGGCTTTGTCCCTAATTCTGTCATTGCTACTTTTCAAGCCTGCCCCAATGTACATTCTTGATGAAGTCGATGCCGCTCTGGATTTGAGTCATACCCAGAACATCGGAAATATGTTGAAAACCCACTTTTCGCAGAGTCAGTTCGTTGTCGTGTCGCTGAAAGAAGGCATGttcaacaatgccaatgtcATTTTCAGAACGAAGTTTGTGGACGGGATTTCTACGGTTACTAGAACAATTGGAATTGGGTCCAGCCGCAATCGTGCCTTAGCCGAATCTGACAACGCCGACTCCACCAATACTTCTGAAAAAGGACGAACAGAGCAGTCAAGGAGAATTGGCAAAGAAAATACTGTAGTTTAA